DNA from Aggregatimonas sangjinii:
CAAGGCCATCCAATACCCCTTGTCTTTGTCCGCACCGATTCCGAATACTTTCTTTTCATTGGTCTTATACGAAGACAACATTGCATTTACCTTACCCATCAATGTCTTTACGACCTCTTTCGATTTGAATTTTTCGCTGGTTTCCTGTATGACCCTTATCAGTTTCACCACGTCATCTTGGGCTTCCACTTTTTCTTTAGGGTTTCGCACATTATCGTCCATATCGGCTCCGGCACCGTTCACATCATCGAAGACTTCACCGAAATAATGTAAAATGAATTTTCTTCTTGATATCGACGTTTCGGCATAAGCAACCACTTCCTGTAAGAGCGCGTTTCCGATTTCCTGCTCGGCCACAGGCTTACCGGACATGAATTTTTCAAGTTTTTCAATATCCTTGTACGAATAAAAGGCCAAACAATGGCCCTCGCCCCCGTCGCGTCCTGCCCTGCCCGTTTCCTGATAGTAACTTTCGATACTCTTGGGAATGTCGTGGTGTATTACGAATCGTACGTCAGGTTTATCGATACCCATTCCAAAGGCAATGGTCGCCACGACCACATCAACATCCTGCATCAAAAACATATCCTGATACCGGGAACGCGTTTTCGCGTCAAAACCGGCGTGATAGGGAACCGCACTAACACCGTTCACTTGAAGTACTTGAGCAAGCTCTTGAACCCTTTTTCGACTAAGACAATAGATAATTCCCGATTTGCCTGCATTTTTCTTCACAAACCGAATGATATCCGTATCTACGTCAACCGTTTTGGGACGTACTTCATAAAACAGATTAGGCCTATTGAAAGATTCTTTGAACAGTTTGGCATCCGGAATCCCCAAATTCTTCACAATGTCTTCCTGAACTTTAGGCGTAGCCGTTGCGGTAAGAGCGATTATCGGGATATCTTTTCCCAAACGGTCGACGATCGACCTTAAATTGCGGTATTCCGGTCTAAAATCATGGCCCCATTCAGAGATGCAATGTGCCTCATCAACGGCCATGAAGGATAATTTTACCGATTGCAGAAATTCAACATACTCTGGTTTGGTGAGTGATTCGGGCGCCACGTAGAGCAATTTGGTTACTCCCGATACAATGTCTTCCTTCACCGTTTTGACCTCGGTTTTCGTCAAGGAAGAGTTCAATACATGGGCTATACCGTGTTCCGAGGAGATACCACGAATGGCATCGACCTGATTTTTCATAAGCGCTATAAGTGGTGAAACGATAATCGCGGTACCTTCCTGCATTAATGCAGGTAACTGGTAGCAAAGCGATTTGCCACCGCCAGTGGGCATAATCACAAAAGCGTTCTTCTGGTCTAAAATATGCTGTACAACTTCTTCTTGAAGCCCTTTAAAGGACGAGAATCCAAAGAATTTTTTCAGTTGTGCATGTAAATCGGTCTGCTTCGAAACAGTACTATCATTTGTCATTTGAAAACTTAATCTGATCGGGGGTTTAAACTTTGTTTATCGCGATAGGCATTTTTGTCATTTTAAGCGGAATTCGTCGCGAATCAAATTCTATCGATATAAAATTGCGATAAGCTAAGAATGTGTAATTTTGTATTCCTAAATATAACGCTTTCTTTTAGGAAAGTCCTCTTAAAATTTCACTAAAACGTTGGATAGCACCAAACCGATACTCGACATAGCGAAGAAAACGATAGGAATGCAACGTGATGCCATAGGTCATCTGGTTTCCTTGCTAGATACCGATTTTGAAGGGGCGGTCGAAAGCATTCTACGGTCAAAAGGACGTGTAATCGTTACTGGTATCGGCAAAAGCGCCATAATCGCCTCGAAAATTACCGCAACATTGAATTCCACCGGAACTCCGGCCATTTTCATGCATGCCGGCGATGCCATTCACGGAGACCTGGGCACGATTCAGGAAGATGACGTGGTCGTGTGCATCTCGAAAAGTGGAAGTACGCCAGAAATAAAGATGTTGGTTCCCTTGATCAAAAGAGGGAAAAACACTCTTATCAGTATGACCGGTAATCCGGCATCCTTTTTGGGGCAACAGGGCGATTTTATTCTGAATACCCATGTCGAAAAAGAAGCCTGCCCGAATAATCTTGCCCCTACAACGAGTACCACGGCACAATTGGTCATGGGCGACGCCCTGGCCTTAACACTATTGCAGTTGAAGGGATTCGACCGTGCCGATTTCGCAAAATACCACCCGGGCGGAGCCTTGGGCAAACGATTGTATTTGAGGGTAGCCGATATCGTTACGACCAATCAAAAACCACAGGTAGATATCGATGCCGACATTAAGAAAGTAATTGTTGAGATTTCAGAAAAAATGCTTGGAGTAACGGCTGTGTTGCAAGATGATAAAATTGTTGGCGTGGTCACCGACGGCGATATACGAAGAATGCTGAATAAATACGATTCCATCAATGGTTTAAGGGCGAAGGACATCATGACCTCCAATCCTCAGACCATTGGCGCTGATGTACTTGCCATCGAGGCGTTGGAACTGATGCAAAATAGAAGTATTTCACAACTTTTGGCAGTAGAGGGAGAGCGTTACCAAGGTGTTGTGCATTTGCACAATCTAATCAATGAGGGCATATTGTAATGGCAAAAGCGAAGGTGAACCCCAATGAAATGTCATTTTTAGACCATCTCGAGGAATTGAGATGGCATTTGATCCGCTCAACAATCGCGGTTGTCGTCATAGGGAGTGTTGCCTTCCTGATGAAAAAGTTCATTTTCGATACGGTACTCCTGGGGCCTTCACAAATGAATTTCCCAACCTACCGTATGTTTTGCGATATTGCTACGGCACTTGGTTTCGATTCTGCTTTTTGTGCCGAAAAACTGCCGTTTACGATACAAAGTAGACAAATGTCGGCCCAATTTTCGGCGCATATATGGACATCTATCTGGGCAGGTGTCATAGTAGGTTTCCCCTATATTCTCTACGAATTATGGAAATTCATTAGCCCGGGACTGCACGATAACGAACGTAAAAATTCGAGGGGATTTATTCTAATCGCATCATTTTTGTTCTTTTTGGGCGTTTTGTTCGGCTACTATGTGGTCGCACCGCTTTCCATCAACTTTTTGGGCACTTATCAGGTCAGTGAACTCGTATTGAACGAATTTGACCTAGACTCGTACATAGGCACCATTAAAGCCGCAGTATTGGCGTGCGGAATTTTGTTCGAACTCCCGATAATCATTTACTTCCTGACCAAAGTGGGCTTGGTAACACCTGAAATCATGAAGAAATACCGCAAAATCGCATTGGTCGTCGTATTGATCCTTTCCGCAGTCATAACGCCTCCTGATGTGGCGAGTCAGATAATCGTTTCGATTCCTGTATTGATCCTATATCAAGTGAGCATTTATATTTCAAAAATCGTTTTGAAAAGAGAAGCAAAAAGAGCTAGAAAAAATGTCAGACCAAGTTAAAGAGTTCAATGCCTACCGTGAAAAAATGAACGGCAAGTTGTTGGGAGACAACAACAAAATCATTAAACGGATTTTTAATCTAGACACCAATGCCTACGCTGCAGGCGCCTTGGACGTAAAGACAAAGGAGCTTTTAGGATTGGTCGCCTCAGCCGTTTTGCGTTGCGATGATTGCGTAAAATACCATTTGGAAACCGTCTATAAAGAAGGTGCTTCGAAAGAGGAGGTCATGGAGACATTGGGCATCGCCACCCTCGTTGGTGGAACAATCGTCGTACCGCACCTACGGCGCGCTTACGAATTTTGGGAAGCCTTGGAAAACCAAGAAGGTTAAAAAAAGGGTAATTCTTTTCCTGTAAAAAGGATATGCTTTAGATTTGAGAAAACTGGTTAGCAAGTTTTAGCCGCGTTTAGCCCAAAAAACAGTGGTTGGTAACGTATAAAAAACCAAAAACGAATAAGCCTGCTAGCCGGCGGACGGGCTTCTAAACTTGTAGACCTTTATTTGTATTTGGCATTTGTGTTTGAATTTGAATTTGAAGAATGAAGCTCAGAGCAGAAAACATCATGAAAACCTATGGCGGACGCAAGGTCGTTCGCGGTATTTCCTTGGAAGTCAACCAAGGGGAAATCATCGGATTGCTCGGGCCCAATGGCGCGGGAAAGACCACTTCGTTTTACATGATCGTGGGCTTGGTAAAGCCAAATGGTGGCAAGATTTTCTTGGATGACATGGAGATTACAAAATTTCCCATGTACAAAAGGGCACAGAACGGAATCGGATACTTGGCACAGGAAGCCTCCGTTTTTCGGAAATTGAGTATTGAGCAAAATATTTTAAGCGTGCTCCAACTTACCAAACTAAGCAAAAAGGAGCAACATATGAAGATGGAGTCTTTGATCGAGGAATTCGGTCTGGGCCACATCAGAAAAAACCGTGGCGACCTATTGTCCGGTGGCGAACGTCGTAGAACCGAAATCGCGCGGGCCTTAGCAACCGATCCCAAATTTATTTTGCTGGACGAGCCATTCGCCGGTGTCGATCCCGTTGCTGTTGAGGACATTCAACGTATTGTTGCACAGCTTAAAAATAAGAATATCGGTATTCTCATCACCGACCACAACGTACAGGAAACCTTGGCGATAACCGAACGTTCCTACTTAATGTTCGAAGGTGGCATTTTAAAATCGGGGCATCCTGAGGATTTGGCCGCCGATGAAATGGTGCGCAAAGTCTATCTGGGCCAAAACTTTGAACTTCGCAGGAAAAAGTTGGATTTTTAATACCTTAATCAAGCCCGAAAGACCCACTTTACAATTGGTAAGAAGTACCTATCCGTTTTAAATCCCGATTTTCAATTAAAACTATTTGATAGCGAAAGTAAGCGTAGCCCAGTTCGATTCGTAATCGATATCCGCTTCATCACTCTGCGTCATGTGTATGGTCGCTAGGTACCATTGACCGGCAGTTTCAGGTTGTATCGTGCATATTCCTTGAGCATCGGTTTTCGTTGAATTTTCATTTTCGTGGGCATCTACCCCCGGAATGATCGTGCTGTAATGCACCGTTTGGTCGGATAAGGGTTTCCCATCTCGAAGCAATCGAAATGAAATGGCATCGCCCGGTTTGGCATCGAACGGATTCGACAAGGGAACGAATTCTATCGGATAGCCCATTTCCAATTGGTAATGATCGGTACGTTTTCCCTCGATTTGTAATACCGATTTTACATGCTTGGAATATTTTTCGTTGGCGCCAGAGGTACTACTACCGTCTTTCTTCCTTTCGGCCAACACCTGATCCAAACCTTCATGTTCTAAGTATTCGTTAAACTTTTCGGCGGTCATTTTCAAGTTTCTAGGCAAAGTGGAGATTCCGGCAACATAGGTTCCCGCATCTCCGGTCTTGAATTTTAAAAATGTAGCATTGTCCTTATCGTAAAAATCCCCGTCCACTGGTTTAAAAGTATATTCCGGGCCCACTATTTTAGGATCGATAATTCTGTCCCTTGAAATGCTATTCTCACTTTTATCGAATGTTCCGTTGAACAAATGCAGCTCCGCCGGCATATTGGCCGCTAAAAAATGGGAATCGGCCTTTAAAAAAAGCTCGTGGGAGCTAAAGACCACTAAACAGCCGGTCAAGAGAATTGTTCGCAATATAGATTTCATAAGTGTATGTTATTTTAGAATACCTACGCACAAAAATAGATACGGTTTTAAAATGGCGCAAATACTATTCATGAATTGTTCTTTAGAAAACCGCGGAGATCAAAATTCGAGGTCATCCGGTGTAATTCTCCAAAAGCCAACAGACTTCTCAGCATATCACTGCCTTCTGGGCAGTCCGAAATCAAAGCCGCCGTGTATCAAGCGTTTGATCGTGGCGATTTGTCCGCAGTGCCACATGGTGTGCTTGATGTTCCAGGAAACCGCGTCTAGTTTTGTTATGGCAACGGGATGTTTTTGTTTTATCGGTTGTTCTACT
Protein-coding regions in this window:
- the recQ gene encoding DNA helicase RecQ, producing the protein MTNDSTVSKQTDLHAQLKKFFGFSSFKGLQEEVVQHILDQKNAFVIMPTGGGKSLCYQLPALMQEGTAIIVSPLIALMKNQVDAIRGISSEHGIAHVLNSSLTKTEVKTVKEDIVSGVTKLLYVAPESLTKPEYVEFLQSVKLSFMAVDEAHCISEWGHDFRPEYRNLRSIVDRLGKDIPIIALTATATPKVQEDIVKNLGIPDAKLFKESFNRPNLFYEVRPKTVDVDTDIIRFVKKNAGKSGIIYCLSRKRVQELAQVLQVNGVSAVPYHAGFDAKTRSRYQDMFLMQDVDVVVATIAFGMGIDKPDVRFVIHHDIPKSIESYYQETGRAGRDGGEGHCLAFYSYKDIEKLEKFMSGKPVAEQEIGNALLQEVVAYAETSISRRKFILHYFGEVFDDVNGAGADMDDNVRNPKEKVEAQDDVVKLIRVIQETSEKFKSKEVVKTLMGKVNAMLSSYKTNEKKVFGIGADKDKGYWMALIRQTLVAGLLNKEIEQYGVLHVTDKGKAFLKQPHSFMMTKDHVYGAAENDAIVSASRSGGVSDEKLLKQLKDLRKKQADKLSVPPYVVFQDPSLEDMALKYPISMEELQNIHGVGEGKARKYGKPFVTFIADYVEENEIIRPEDLVVKTTGANSGLKLYIIQNVDRKLPLDDIASAKGLELPELIKEMEQIVFSGTKLNIAYWIDELFDEEQQEELHDYFIEAESDDIEVASAEFDGDYEDEELRLYRLKFTSEVAH
- a CDS encoding KpsF/GutQ family sugar-phosphate isomerase: MDSTKPILDIAKKTIGMQRDAIGHLVSLLDTDFEGAVESILRSKGRVIVTGIGKSAIIASKITATLNSTGTPAIFMHAGDAIHGDLGTIQEDDVVVCISKSGSTPEIKMLVPLIKRGKNTLISMTGNPASFLGQQGDFILNTHVEKEACPNNLAPTTSTTAQLVMGDALALTLLQLKGFDRADFAKYHPGGALGKRLYLRVADIVTTNQKPQVDIDADIKKVIVEISEKMLGVTAVLQDDKIVGVVTDGDIRRMLNKYDSINGLRAKDIMTSNPQTIGADVLAIEALELMQNRSISQLLAVEGERYQGVVHLHNLINEGIL
- the tatC gene encoding twin-arginine translocase subunit TatC, producing MAKAKVNPNEMSFLDHLEELRWHLIRSTIAVVVIGSVAFLMKKFIFDTVLLGPSQMNFPTYRMFCDIATALGFDSAFCAEKLPFTIQSRQMSAQFSAHIWTSIWAGVIVGFPYILYELWKFISPGLHDNERKNSRGFILIASFLFFLGVLFGYYVVAPLSINFLGTYQVSELVLNEFDLDSYIGTIKAAVLACGILFELPIIIYFLTKVGLVTPEIMKKYRKIALVVVLILSAVITPPDVASQIIVSIPVLILYQVSIYISKIVLKREAKRARKNVRPS
- a CDS encoding carboxymuconolactone decarboxylase family protein; protein product: MSDQVKEFNAYREKMNGKLLGDNNKIIKRIFNLDTNAYAAGALDVKTKELLGLVASAVLRCDDCVKYHLETVYKEGASKEEVMETLGIATLVGGTIVVPHLRRAYEFWEALENQEG
- the lptB gene encoding LPS export ABC transporter ATP-binding protein, translated to MKLRAENIMKTYGGRKVVRGISLEVNQGEIIGLLGPNGAGKTTSFYMIVGLVKPNGGKIFLDDMEITKFPMYKRAQNGIGYLAQEASVFRKLSIEQNILSVLQLTKLSKKEQHMKMESLIEEFGLGHIRKNRGDLLSGGERRRTEIARALATDPKFILLDEPFAGVDPVAVEDIQRIVAQLKNKNIGILITDHNVQETLAITERSYLMFEGGILKSGHPEDLAADEMVRKVYLGQNFELRRKKLDF
- a CDS encoding DUF4198 domain-containing protein encodes the protein MKSILRTILLTGCLVVFSSHELFLKADSHFLAANMPAELHLFNGTFDKSENSISRDRIIDPKIVGPEYTFKPVDGDFYDKDNATFLKFKTGDAGTYVAGISTLPRNLKMTAEKFNEYLEHEGLDQVLAERKKDGSSTSGANEKYSKHVKSVLQIEGKRTDHYQLEMGYPIEFVPLSNPFDAKPGDAISFRLLRDGKPLSDQTVHYSTIIPGVDAHENENSTKTDAQGICTIQPETAGQWYLATIHMTQSDEADIDYESNWATLTFAIK